The sequence CGATCTGAAAATCCTTACCCTCGCCTCGAGTCATTTGGTGAACAGATCCGCGATGCGCTTTTGGGAGCGGCCGATGAAAAAGGACTACCCCTGCAGGTTCCTCAAACCGGCAGCATGTTTTGCCTCTATTTTTCAGAATCACCTGTGACCAATTACGATGAAGCCATCGCTACTGAAACCGCGCATTTTAAGTCCATTTTCCATCAAGCCCTAGAAAATGGTGTCTATTTACCGCCTTCCCCATTCGAGACCTGCTTTATTTCTTCGGCTCATGAGGGAAATGCGATTAATATGGCTTGCGATGTGCTCAGTGAGGCTATTAAAAATCTCTAAACTGCAAAGTGGATTCCAACACTGAACAACTCCTTCTTTTTGATTTACCAAACCCTCTGACGAAAACAGTGGGGCGAGACTTTTTCCTCAATTTACCAGAAATCCCCGGAGTTTATCACTTTCGCGGTGAAGAGGATAAGGTTCTCTACATAGGTAAATCCAAGAACCTCAAAAAACGTCTGAATTCTTACCGTAGAATCAAAGCGGAAAAAGCAGATAAGCGCCTCGTGCGACTCGTCAACGCCACGCGAGCCATCACTTTCAAAACCTGCAGTTCAGAAAAAGCGGCCCTCAAACTAGAGAACAAATTGATTCGCGAGCACAACCCATGCTACAACCGCGCGCAGGTTTATCCCTACAAAAACCCGTTTGTCATTTGCCGCTACGAAGGAGACCGCTTTTCAATTCGTCGCCATTCCGGCGAAGAGTTTCCTCAGATTAAAGGGGATGAACTGCTGTTCGGTTCCTTCCCGGCTGGTTTGACTCCACGAGCACTTCGGGCTTGGCAGCGACTTCTGCTTATTAAGCAGTCCAAATCTAAAAACGGTTTTTCTCTGCCGGAAAACCTCATGGAAAACCAGTATTACAAGCAGCTCACACTTTCCTTCGGACGTGGTCGCTTCAACCACTGGCTTCAGAAACAATTTCTTTCCTACCTCCGAGGAAAACACCGCTGGGCACTTTGGGCACTATCGGCTCCCTTGCTTCTGAATATGTTTCGTATGGAGAAATCCTTGCGGCACCTTTGCTGGCAAGACTGGAAATTCGCCTTTCGATTCTTTTCCGCCGGTCCACGGCGCAATCGCAAGCTGAATGAGAGCCGCGGCTTTCGCGCTGACGAACCCATCACTCAGGCCGACGTATCCGATTGGCAACTGGATCGTCGATTATCTTCGATTGCTTAAAGCGGCTATTTACTGCTGCCGCTTCTTGTTTGGTAAACGCTCCTTAAGGTTCACCCAATAGCGCGCTGCGAAGATCATCAGCCCAATCGGCCCGAGAAACCAGATCAAGAGCAGCGACAATTTACCTGCCCAGTCCTCCCCTTCCTTGGTTCGGTTCAACATCATCCCGCAAAATAAATCGAAAATTATTCGATGCGCCCAGAGTGCCATGAACAAAAACGGATGACTCCAGAAAAGGCGTATACTTTTCATCGTCGCATCGGGAACCTCAGGTGTAGCCGTTACCGTAAACAGCAGATAAATACAATACAGGTACAACCCACCTAGTAATGGAGGAATCAACCAAGGATGACACAGTTGCTTCATCCAATTGTATTGACCAAAGAAAATCATCATCACCCAGAATGGAGCGGTTGATCCGGTGATTATCCAGAACAACAAATCCAATCGGGCTTCCCCAAAAAACTCTACTATCCAAACAGGCATCAAACAGTATTGAGAAGCTAGATTGAATAAGTGAGAAGCAAATAATACCTTTCCTCTTCAATCACTCTCTCTCTCTTACTCTTACTCTTACTCCTCCTCTTACTCTTACTCCTAACCCTCCCCTTCAATCACCCTCTTCCCCCACTCCCTCCATCTCCTCCTCTCCCCATCTCTCCGAAAAAATCTCCCCCTGCAAAAAAGTTCATTTCTAACGCTTGACACTGAACATATTTCCACTGTTTATTTTATCACTATGGATGACCTAACTTTACGCCAACAGGAAATCCTGGGATTCCTCCAAATCTTCTCCCAGGAAAAGGGCTTTTGGCCCAGCATTCGCGAGATTCGCGATCATTTCGGATTCAACAGTACCAATGCCGTAGTCGGCCACCTCCGTGCCCTCGAACATAAAGGATACATCACCCGTATTCCCGGGCA comes from Verrucomicrobiota bacterium and encodes:
- a CDS encoding DUF4281 domain-containing protein produces the protein MPVWIVEFFGEARLDLLFWIITGSTAPFWVMMIFFGQYNWMKQLCHPWLIPPLLGGLYLYCIYLLFTVTATPEVPDATMKSIRLFWSHPFLFMALWAHRIIFDLFCGMMLNRTKEGEDWAGKLSLLLIWFLGPIGLMIFAARYWVNLKERLPNKKRQQ
- a CDS encoding nucleotide excision repair endonuclease; this translates as MDSNTEQLLLFDLPNPLTKTVGRDFFLNLPEIPGVYHFRGEEDKVLYIGKSKNLKKRLNSYRRIKAEKADKRLVRLVNATRAITFKTCSSEKAALKLENKLIREHNPCYNRAQVYPYKNPFVICRYEGDRFSIRRHSGEEFPQIKGDELLFGSFPAGLTPRALRAWQRLLLIKQSKSKNGFSLPENLMENQYYKQLTLSFGRGRFNHWLQKQFLSYLRGKHRWALWALSAPLLLNMFRMEKSLRHLCWQDWKFAFRFFSAGPRRNRKLNESRGFRADEPITQADVSDWQLDRRLSSIA